In one window of Calypte anna isolate BGI_N300 chromosome 1, bCalAnn1_v1.p, whole genome shotgun sequence DNA:
- the LOC103531475 gene encoding suppressor of cytokine signaling 1, translating to MIRGRPDDLHNTHATVSHPQSQHRSILPSPAPPGLPDRFRMFRSCEWEVLERSLNILQASDFYWGPLSVGEAHAKLQGEPVGTYLVRDSSQGNCLFSLSVRMPTGPVSLRISFQEGYFRLKNWFSDCVVRLLELVVAGTRNNPLHFDEMGGTPLVFSEPLCRSRRVVPTLRELCCQSLPAGAATRHGAGLGSSSGMHPREESVSPLGGRGGSEGSIVIPSPSLSWSGR from the coding sequence atgatcagagggagGCCAGATGATCTACACAACACGCATGCCACTGTTTCTCATCCACAAAGCCAGCATCGGAGCATCCTCCCCAGCCCCGCGCCCCCCGGCTTGCCTGATCGTTTCCGGATGTTTCGCAGCTGCGAGTGGGAGGTCCTGGAGCGATCCCTCAATATCCTTCAGGCCAGCGACTTCTACTGGGGCCCCTTGTCCGTGGGAGAGGCTCACGCCAAGCTCCAGGGGGAGCCCGTTGGCACCTATTTGGTGCGGGACAGCTCGCAGGGGAACTGCTTGTTCAGCTTGAGTGTGCGGATGCCGACCGGGCCAGTCAGCCTCCGAATCTCTTTCCAGGAGGGTTATTTCCGTCTGAAGAACTGGTTTTCGGACTGTGTGGTCcggctgctggagctggtggtggCAGGGACCCGAAACAACCCTTTACATTTCGACGAGATGGGGGGAACCCCCCTTGTCTTCTCTGAGCCCCTGTGCCGAAGCCGTCGGGTGGTGCCCACGCTGCGAGAACTGTGCTGCCAGAGCCTGCCCGCTGGTGCTGCGACGAGGcatggagcagggctgggtaGCTCCTCTGGGATGCACCCCAGGGAGGAGTCAGTGTCACCCCTGGGTGGAAGGGGAGGGTCAGAGGGTAGCATTGtcatccccagcccctccctgTCCTGGAGTGGGAGATGA
- the NFAM1 gene encoding NFAT activation molecule 1: MPFGSLNLVAFLQPLTPIMASSVKVIFLFLWSLQCGGGSVDVQQKPPIQVALLKEGISIPCKVIFPYMPKYTEFSILYYWINSLGQNTVIYRRSEKISIPSGKENETAALSYDHRIVPLGSNFSTGTYYCEVRWNDIQKMGKGVFVLARDTGYRETPYEWAVLITLTTFLAALSITATVLLLWKRKVLCPRRNQLNILREKVETQPPPASPPPPSPVYDCLDLQQVDVYSILEDNTTNLSPRKSPTRKTPKKQATLEESSDKLYENI; the protein is encoded by the exons ATGCCTTTTGGATCTTTGAATCTGGTTGCTTTCTTACAGCCTTTGACCCCCATCATGGCCTCTAGTGTAAAAGTCATCTTCCTGTTTCTTTGGTCGCTTCAGTGCGGAG GAGGAAGTGTTGATGTACAACAGAAACCTCCGATCCAGGTTGCACTGCTCAAGGAAGGAATATCCATCCCCTGCAAAGTCATCTTTCCTTACATGCCGAAATACACGGAATTTTCAATCTTATATTACTGGATTAATTCACTGGGCCAGAATACAGTCATCTATAGAAGGTCAGAAAAAATATCCATCCCTTCTGGAAAAGAGAATGAGACTGCTGCCCTATCCTATGACCACAGAATTGTACCCCTTGGAAGCAACTTTTCTACTGGCACATACTATTGCGAGGTCAGATGGAATGACATACAAAAAATGGGAAAGGGGGTGTTTGTCCTTGCTAGAG ATACAGGGTACCGAGAGACCCCTTATGAGTGGGCAGTCCTCATTACTCTTACCACTTTTCTTGCTGCATTGAGCATCACTGCAACAGTTCTGCttctgtggaaaagaaag GTGCTGTGCCCCAGAAGAAACCAGCTAAATATCCTGAGAGAGAAGGTGGAAACACAGCCCCCTCCAGCCAGCCCACCACCACCTTCTCCTGTCTATGAT TGCCTGGATTTGCAGCAAGTTGATGTCTACTCCATCCTCGAGGACAACACAACCAACCTGTCACCCAGAAAGAGTCCTACAAGGAAG ACACCTAAGAAGCAAGCAACTCTAGAAGAATCCTCTGATAAATTGTATGAAAATATCTAA